In a genomic window of Brassica rapa cultivar Chiifu-401-42 chromosome A10, CAAS_Brap_v3.01, whole genome shotgun sequence:
- the LOC103845104 gene encoding histone acetyltransferase type B catalytic subunit, whose translation MVQKQLSAAGPGPEPKKRRRVGFSPADTGVEANECIKIYLVSSKEEVGFPEVPCVNPVDLNDFFDGDGKIYGYHGLKINVWINSISLHSYADITYKSTTNGDKGITDLKSALQNIFAETIVDNKDEFLNTFSTEKDFIRNMVSNGEVVHSGVIDGSRINAQVEPIDLQVLRMEIGSPNAGLLYSRLVPLVLLFVDGSNPIDVTDPDWHLYLLIQKKEHKEEPLYQILGFTAVYKFYRYPDRLRMRLSQILVLPSFQGKGFGSYLVEVVNKVATAENVYDLTVEEPSEKFQHIRTCIDINRLRAFDPIKPAIDSAVQTLTKGKLSKKAQTPRFTPPLNAIEKVRETLKINKKQFLKCWEILIYLALDPIDKYIEDYTSVITNHVRADILGKDIEAPKKQVVDVPTLFAAEASFVVFKSLNGEEAIQVDENKPDQEEQLKQLVEERIREIKLVAEKVSKLRI comes from the exons CGCCGGTCCAGGCCCCGAGCCCAAGAAACGCCGCCGTGTCGGATTCTCTCCCGCCG ATACTGGTGTGGAGGCTAACGAGTGCATCAAAATTTATCTCG TTTCTAGCAAAGAGGAAGTGGGTTTTCCTGAAGTTCCTTGTGTTAATCCAGTTGATTTAAACGACTTTTTTGATGGAGATGGAAAAATATATGGCTACCATGGTTTGAAG ATAAACGTATGGATTAATAGCATTTCATTGCATTCATATGCTGATATTACATACAAGAGCACAACCAAT GGAGACAAAGGCATCACGGACCTCAAATCTGCTTTACAG AACATATTTGCTGAGACTATTGTTGATAACAAGGATGAATTTCTGAATACCTTTTCAACAGAGAAAGATTTTATCAG GAATATGGTCTCAAACGGAGAGGTAGTGCATTCTGGAGTGATAGATGGAAGCAGAATCAATGCTCAAGTGGAACCTATAGATCTCCAG GTTCTACGGATGGAAATTGGCTCTCCAAATGCTGGACTCCTCTATAGCCGATTGGTGCCCCTTGTTCTTCTTTTTGTCGATG GCAGCAACCCGATTGATGTCACTGATCCTGACTGGCATTTATATCTCTTAATTCAAAAGAAGGAGCATAAAGAAGAGCCTTTGTATCAAATTTTGGGCTTTACTGCAGTTTATAAATTCTACCGTTACCCTGACAGGTTAAGGATGCGACTCAGCCAG ATCTTGGTCCTGCCTTCCTTCCAAGGCAAAGGTTTTGGAAGCTATCTGGTGGAGGTTGTAAACAAAGTGGCCACAGCAGAAAACGTATACGATCTGACAGTAGAAGAGCCATCAGAGAAGTTCCAACACATTCGCACTTGCATAGACATAAACCGCTTGCGCGCATTCGACCCTATCAAACCAGCCATTGATTCAGCTGTTCAGACTCTCACAAAGGGTAAGCTATCAAAGAAAGCTCAGACACCTCGATTCACTCCGCCTCTGAATGCCATTGAGAAAGTCCGTGAAACTCTGAAGATCAACAAGAAACAGTTCCTCAAGTGCTGGGAGATCTTGATATATCTCGCGCTTGATCCTATTGACAAATACATAGAGGATTACACATCTGTCATCACGAACCATGTGAGAGCTGACATTCTTGGGAAAGATATAGAAGCTCCAAAAAAACAGGTCGTGGATGTTCCAACCTTGTTCGCAGCTGAAGCATCGTTTGTGGTTTTCAAGTCTCTCAATGGAGAAGAAGCTATTCAAGTTGATGAAAACAAACCGGATCAAGAGGAGCAGCTGAAGCAATTGGTTGAAGAAAGGATTCGTGAGATTAAGTTGGTTGCTGAGAAAGTCTCAAAGTTAAGGATCTGA